One Archangium violaceum genomic window, TTGCTCATCGGCGTGCCTGACTACGACACCTACGTCGAGCACATGCGCCTGCACCATCCGGAGCGGGCCGTGATGAGCTACGAGGAGTTCTTCAACGAGCGCATGCAGGCCCGCTACCGGGGAAGCGGCGGGCGCTGCTGCTGAACGCCTGGCTTCCTAGTACGGCTCGAAGCAGTCGTAGTTGTGCTGCGAGAAGATGCGGCCGTCGCGGAAGGTGAGGAACACTCCGAACGAGGCGCGCATCGTGCCTCCTACGGGGAGTGTTCCCACCGCCACCGCGAGCGTGCCGCTCCAGTCGATCTCGAGCGCCACCTGGTCGCCCTCGGACACCGCGTTCCGGATGTCGTAGCGCTGGGCGGACATCACCTTCTGGCCTCGCTCCGCGCCTTCGAGCAGGGCCTTCAGGTCCCTCGTCGCCCCGGAGGGGACGAGCCGGTTGGGGTATTCCCGCTGCGTCACCTCCGGGTGGAAGAAGGCGCTCAGCGCTTCTCCGGTCGCCCCCTCTTCGATGGCTCGGAGGTAACGGCGCGCGAACTCGAGATTCGTCGTGGACATGGTTGGCTCCCATCTGATTCACAACCGAGGTTGCACAACCTGGGTTGTGGATGCAAGATCCCCTTGTATGCCGCGCCGGAAGGAAGCCGCCCCCGTGGAGCCCGGGTCCCTGGACCTGGGCCACCTCGCCCTCTTCGTGGGGATGAGGGTGAACGACGTCGTGCTCGAGGAGATTCATGCGGCGGGCTTCACGGGCCTGCGCTACGCGCACGGGTTCGTGTTCCAGCACCTGCTGGGTGGCTCCCGGTCGATCAGCGAGCTGGCGGCGCTGCTCGAGGTGACGCAGCAGGCCGCGTCGAAGACGGTCGCCGAGCTGGAGAAGCTGGGCTACGTCGAGGAGACGCGGTCCGATGACGCGCGCGTGCGGCGGGTGCGGCTCTCCGCGCGAGGAC contains:
- a CDS encoding YbdD/YjiX family protein, whose product is MRDGSDRLKRFWSRAVQTARLLIGVPDYDTYVEHMRLHHPERAVMSYEEFFNERMQARYRGSGGRCC
- a CDS encoding nuclear transport factor 2 family protein — its product is MSTTNLEFARRYLRAIEEGATGEALSAFFHPEVTQREYPNRLVPSGATRDLKALLEGAERGQKVMSAQRYDIRNAVSEGDQVALEIDWSGTLAVAVGTLPVGGTMRASFGVFLTFRDGRIFSQHNYDCFEPY
- a CDS encoding MarR family winged helix-turn-helix transcriptional regulator; protein product: MPRRKEAAPVEPGSLDLGHLALFVGMRVNDVVLEEIHAAGFTGLRYAHGFVFQHLLGGSRSISELAALLEVTQQAASKTVAELEKLGYVEETRSDDARVRRVRLSARGQAAVDKSRAVRAGLEERLRRSQGRRAVEEARKLLANVLDSLGGTEAVRARKVRLPR